Below is a genomic region from Brassica oleracea var. oleracea cultivar TO1000 chromosome C9, BOL, whole genome shotgun sequence.
AAAAAGAGAACCGCATAATTCACGGGGTAAGGAAGCTTCATAAACTGAAGTCCATTTAATTTTCACGTGTCGTGTCTGCTCTCCAAAGGAAACAATAAGTGTCATATTGAAATTAGTACACGTTAATTAGAGAATTACCATGTTCAGGAACGCTAGTCGGAAGGTCGAGTTAGACCTATCGTCTAAAGAGAAAATCGGGGATTAATCGGAAATTATGCAGGGCAGAATTTTTAGATGGTTTATTATGTTATAAAACATGTTAATCTTTAATTGTATATAACATTAATACATTTTCATGTTTAAGATTGTATAAAACATACAAATAAAATATATAAACTTAATATAGTGTAATTTTCATCAAAATTATGAATATAAATGATATTTATAAAAAGAGAATTTGTACTCCCTACACACAGCTTCTCCCATATTTGCACTCTATACCCTATTTCCCTCTAATTTTCTTCCCCCATCATTACTATTTTCCCCCAGTTCAATGGTATTCCACTCTTTTTAGGATATTGAGCTAATTTGCTCTTATAAAAATTTAGATCAAATAAACAAATAAAAATATTATTTAAAATAAAAAAATAATTAAAAAAAATAATAATAAAAATAGATTAGGCGGTCGTCTAGGCAGCTAGACGGTCTAGGCGTAAAAAATCGGATATCCGATTTTTTAAACCGATTTGATATAAATTGAGGCGGAAGAGTGACGCGTAGCGTTAGACTACCCATTTTTAGAACAAGGGAGAATTATATACATTTTCATTGTCTGACGACCAAAACAAAAGAGAAGAAATGATAATAAAATTCAAAAGTCAATACCTATATCAAGCAATAACGGAAAGAATAGAGCAATAGACAACGGTGACACGAAAGAACAAAAAAAAAAACACTGAAGATAGATATGACGTGGACGGAAACGTCTCATTACCATCCATTTCTTTATTTCACAAGAGTCTCATTGTTATCATTAACTACTAATTTTCCAAAAAACCAAGCAGTGTTCTTAAAAATGATTTTCTAATTGTGATTAATAATTCTGAAGGTTTGCAATATTTAGATCCTAATTAGCTGTAATCACTATAATATATATTTATTACTGCTTTCAATTTTTAAATTACAGTGATTAAAGCAGTCGAGAAATTGTCAACTGATTATTTGTTTTTAGGCTTGTTTGGACTTTGTATAAGTTGGAAGAGTAAATAATATTAATCAAAGTGATAGTTATAAATTAACCGCCATTAGCGTGTTTATTTTAAAGAAAAAAAAAAGAAATTTGATTCTCTTAATAATGATTTGATAGAAACAAAACCGAAACAGCAGAGAGAAGAAAGTGAAACTGCTTTAGAAGAAGAAAAGGCGAACTCTGCTGGATTCGATTCACCATTCACTCTCTCTCTCTGTGATTCGTCATTCATGTTGCTTCTTCTTCTTCTTCTTCCTCCTCAAATTCAAAAAAGGTAGACACTTTATCTATCCTCTCTTACCATCGAATGTCGGAAGATTCACCCTCCAATCTATGTTTTGATTTGCTTAATCGAAGATGTTTCGTGGAAAAAAACACTAATCGGAACGCTCGTAGATTTGTCAGAAAAGTAGAATTTCCATTTTATACTAATTCTGGGGGGGTTAGAGAGTATTGCAGCAAGTTTCGTCAAAAGACTGACTTTTATCTAAATCTAGAAAGTCATCGTTTTTATTGGTTTGTTTGCCCAGTCTATGAGGGAGACGTGATTGAATTGAATCTCCTTTCTCTATAAAGAAGACCGACCACCAACCTTCATTTTCTTAAGCGGTTAGATAATTCAACACCTGTCCTAAGGTCAAAGCTTTCGCCTTTTTTACACGAGTTAGGTTCCTGCACCCATCTCCACCAAGTTTCTGCATTTTCTTCTGGGCTTCTTGAATATACTCTAAAATACCAAATCTTTTTCTTGTGTAGGTTACTGAATTGAATCAAAGTGGTTTAGTTGTTTGATGGGGACAGGGAACTCAAAGGAGAACTGGAGACAGGAGTCTTCATCATCGTCTAGGTCAGCTTCTTCACCTTCAGCAGCATCTTCATCTTCATGGGCTTCTCATCAAAGCTATCCTCAATACGGTCCTGATAGCTATACCTATCCTCCTCCTCCTCCCTCATATGCTCCTCCACCTCCTGAGTATACACACCCTCCTTCACCTTCTTATACCACCCAGCCTTATTCTCAGCCGCCTTCTCAAAGCCATGGCAATAATAAGAAGAGGTTGGAGCGCAAGTATTCAAAAATCTCTGATGAGTACTCCTCTTTAGAGCAGGTGAGCTGAGAATAAGGAATCTAGTTTGCTTTCTTGATGATGATCACAAAGCAGTAGAGTCTTATGTGTTTTGACAGTAAAGCTTCACATTATTGTCCTGTTTCATTTAGGTGACGGAGGCTCTTGCAGGTGCAGGTCTAGAATCTTCTAATCTCATTGTTGGTATTGATTTCACCAAGAGCAATGAATGGACAGGAGCCAGGTCCTTTAATAGGAAAAGCCTACACTTCATAGGCAATAGTCCCAATCCTTATGAACAGGCCATAACCATCATAGGAAGAACCTTAGCCGCCTTTGACGAGGACAACTTGATTCCATGTTACGGTTTTGGAGATGCGTCAACGCATGATCAAGACGTGTTTAGTTTCAATCCTGAGGATAGGTTCTGTAATGGGTTTGAGGAAGTGCTTGGTCGCTATAAAGAGATCGTCCCTCAGCTTAAGCTCGCAGGTTTCTTTCTTTCTTTCCCTAAAGTTTCATCAAACGTTAACTAAGCTATTCAAACCATTGATGTGAAAATGTTTCAGGGCCAACCTCATTTGCTCCCATCATTGACATGGCCATGACCATTGTCGAGCAGAGTGGTGGCCAGTATCATGTCTTAGTGATAATAGCAGATGGGCAGGTTACAAGAAGTGTTGACACTGAAAACGGACAGTTAAGTCCGCAAGAACAGAAGACTGTGGATGCTATCGTGGAAGCAAGGTTTGGAACATTCTCTGATCTTTTCACTTTGATTCCCATTGAAGCTATCTCTCTTTGTGTATTTTTGATTTGAGTTGTCTATGGCAGTAAGCTTCCTCTATCAATCGTCTTAGTTGGGGTTGGGGATGGACCATGGGACATGATGAGGGAGTTTGATGATAACATTCCCTCCAGAGCTTTTGATAACTTCCAAGTATGTTACTTTTAGAGCTCCCTTAAAGATTTAAAGATTCAAAGTTGTTTTCAATCTTTTTGATATGATTTTTTTTTTCTGTTTCTAGTTTGTGAACTTCACAGAGATAATGTCAAAGAACAAAGCTCAGTCCTTTAAAGAAACAGAGTTTGCCCTTTCTGCTCTCATGGAGATTCCTCAACAGTACAAGGCGACATTAGAGCTTAACCTTCTAGGGTAAACCCCCAAAACATTATCTTTTATCTTGGCTTCAAGGTTTTACTCACGAAGTTTTCTTGCAGAAGAAGGAATGGGTATATACCGGAACGATTCCCTCTTCCACCTCCAATGCATGGTGGATACAACAAGCCAAAGGCTACTCCTCGTGTTCCAAGTTTCAAACCGAGTGTACCTCCTTATCCAACTGAAAGCTATCCAGTAAGGTCTAGTCCTGCACAGCCAGCTACTACAACCTCTGCTCTTGATAACCAGGTATGCTTCCAAAATCTGTTTGAAATGGTTATGTAAAAAGTTTGGAGCTTTATGTTCTTGGTTCTGTGTAACAGCTATGTCCTATTTGTCTGAGCAATCCTAAAGACATGGCCTTTGGATGTGGCCATCAGGTAAATCCTCTACAACGCACAATATTAATCTTCTTCTTCCTCTAGGACTACTGGATAGATTGTAACATGGAATTGAACTTTGTTTTTTGTTTTGATACAACAAGACATGCTGCGAGTGTGGACCGGATCTTCAAATGTGTCCGATTTGCCGTGCACCAATCCACACAAGAATAAAGCTCTACTAGCAAGCAAGTAGACCAAGATCCACAACCTTCTTACAGTTTCTTTTGGGGATCTAATCACTGAGCTTCCTCCACCGAGAAAGATGGGATCTTCTTTCTGTAAAAAGAAAAGTAATACGTTAGTTTGTTCGTTGATTCACTTTCCTAACTTTGATCTTTGAATTCTTTCATTCTTCTTTGCTTTGGAGTAAATGTTGTTGTCAGTGTGTAATCCTAAGTCTACCATCGTTTTGTTTTCTGCTCTTTTGGTGATTGTTTCTGATAAGTTTGATTCTTGAAATTGGTTGTAGTGACAGTTTACACTATTCACCTACTTTTTCTTTCATATAATGAGCCTCCGTGTTAGCTTATATAGTGAACAAATCACATGTTGTCCTAAACATGTGGGATTATTAATCAATCAGACCAACTAACCATGTACTCTACTCTTGCTTGCGTAACACAGACAAATGTGCATGTTAATCCATTTATCCATCTTACACCATATAATAATATGTGTTTTGATGCAACTGAGAATTCATTTTAGTGGGATTATACTGAATGTAGATTTGTAAAAATCATGTGATATATTCTCAGCCATAATCCCTACTTTGAATAACATTAAAAAATACAATAATTTATTGCAAGGAAAAATAAATATTAAAAAACTTTGCAAACCTAGATTGAGGCATCGCATTAAATTCATGTACACACAACCTAACCACTTATCATAAATCGACCCACCAACTATACACATTGAAACATCAACAATAATGACAACTCATATAGTTAATGTGTGATATACATCTCTCAAAGAACTCTCTACGAGACTATTCAATATCACCATTTTGATCTAATTTCCATGGCTTTTTCTCCCAAGATCACCAATCTCCCTTACAAGAGGCTTTCTCAAGAAGATGATGTCTTCAACGAAACAACAAGTAGATCGTCATCATATCCATACAGGTTGATTGTTTTTGATGAATACTATAATGTAATAATGGATATGTACACAATCGTCATCAACACAATTCTATGATATTATATATAGAAGTATTACTTGAGGAGTTGAGCGATTTTTTTTGTAATAGAACTTTTCTTGTATATAGGTTCAAGAGAGTACTGTCACTGAGAGGAAGGAAAAGGATTAGAGTTAGAGTAAAGATCCGGAGACTTAGGGGATTTGTGAGGAAGAAAGCGAGTAAGGTTAAAATTGGAGTTTTAAAAATATTGAAGAGGTTGAAGGAGAGTCAATCACACTTTGGTGATCTCTTTGCTGGTAATTACCTTTTCATGCAAGTTAATCCTTCTTCTCTTAACACTAAGTATGTCTTCGACCGATCTTTTCAAGTTCAAAATGGTAACTTACCTCTCTCTAAAGTATCTCTTCCTAGAGTTCTTATGTAAAGAAGACGTATGAAAAAAAAAACATCAATTATATATCCATTTTCAGATAAGAGACTATGGTTATGATTCTCTATTTTTAATTACATTTGATTATGTGTCTGGTCTGTAACTATTTCAACGGAAATGTAAAGTAAAAAACTTATGTAATATAATGGAATTAAAGTAGTTGAAATCGACAAATGTTTTAATATTTAATTGTATTTAATTATTTATACAAAAGGTCATATACATAAGCAAATATTTGAACTCACTGATTTAATTTTGTTTTGGGCAAATTACTCATTTTGTGTCAAAATCCCAAGATGGCAACACGAAGCTAATCAATATACAGACCATGACTAGAGACAGTACTTGAAAATGACGGAAGCAATAACATCTAACAATTATTAAGTCAATGTTGTTGAAACACTGGAATTTTTAATTGTTTGAAAGTTACATTAAAGTTACATCTAAGATGGATTCCTTGGTTGATCAAAAAAAAAGATGGATTCCTTATTAAAGCAGTTATATAATGTTCATGGGTTTAACTTGTTGGGTCGATCTCCAAAAGCATGCCTCTCTTAAACTCCACGTAAGGATGCGCTATTGGCATTTCATCTGACTTTGTTTGCCACCTACCAGTACGAAATTTTTATGTAAGGTTAATTAGTAGAGGTGTCAAACATCAAGATCAACATCAACGACACGATAAACACACACATGTTTGCAACGCAGATTTATCAATCAGTGAAGTAACTGAAACCATGCAAAGTCAATATAAAAAATCAGAAGTTGATGAGATTTTTCGAAATTTAAATGGTATAATACATTTCTAAACATGACAAAATCCCAAAAGTTAAATAGATGACTATGTCTGATAACGGATAGTCCAATTTATTAGTCAAAATAAAAGAGATTTGATTTAGACTGAGACTTACCTATAAGAGAGGACAAGATGATGAAGGAAAAAAGCAATTTGGAGTTTTCCAAGTTCACCACCAGGACATACTCTTACTCCTCCTCCAAACGCCGTCGTTTTTCTGTTCATCTTGGCCTTATCCTATTTATATAATTTTTTTAAACAAAAGGTTTCTTATTTCCATTTTTCCCCTTCTCATATGAATGTATCCATTTTCAAATATTTTACTTACGGTCCATCTCATGGGATTGAATTCAAAAGGATTTTCATGGAGAGATGGATCAAGATGTACTGCTGTGAAAATAGGAAACACCTTCCATCCCTTTGGAATCACATATTCTGCATTTCGAGCATATTATATTAACATTAATTTAACTGAATATTTGCTTCTAAATAGTACAAGTTTTATATATGATGATCGAAATTAACTAACCTTTGAATTTAATATCGTGGGTAGCTTTTCTATGTACCGTCTTGACAATATTTCCACATCGCAGTGCTTCAGACATGACCTGTAAATTCGATCCAATATAATTAACTTCATGACGTAAGGTAAGTGTATATATAAAATCAACATATTGAGAAAAAAAGACACTCAGAATATAATCCTACAATTGTAATTTGTAAAGTAGTATAGATTTTTCTGTTTTGTTAACTTGGTCACCAAAACAGTTTTGAACCCAAAAAAAAACAAATTATAGATGGAATCGGCTTTTATGGAAATGGAACCATACACATTGGGTGAATTCCATCTTCTGATAATCTTTCCAGTTCAAGAGTTCTCCATCTCCTTTCTTGGCTCTAATGGCTTCATGTTCTTCCTGTACACTTCCACATGAATATATTATATATGTAGATATATATATAAGTAGAAGATAGATAGGAATTAAACCTTGAGTTTTTGAAGGAGGCTTGGAGACTTAGCAAGAAAATAGACAACCAAGGAAAGAAGAGTTGCACTTGTTTCAAAGCCCCCAAGCAAAATGTCTAGTACAATGCTAACTTTCTCTTCATAGTTTAGATCCTCACTTGACATTAGCACATCTAGAAAATCTTCTTCTCGTAATGCTTTATTCATCTCTTCTTCTTTATTTTCTCTGGATTTTATCATCTCCATAACCCTCGCGGACAATCTCTTCCTAGCCTAGCAAACAGTAAAAATGATTTAAAACTATATATTATATGTATAAATTAGATATAGGTTCTGATATATCTGGATATAGCTTTTAGCCAAAAATGGATATAGCAGAAGTACAAAACCCTATAAAGTTGATCTACATGTTATAATTCTTATAAAACGTGTTAGAGAAACTGATATATCTGGATATAACCTTACTGTCTGGGAAATTTTAATGTATTAGGATCTAACCTTAATTGCGTTTGTATAAGCCGTTCCTGGAAGCGGCACTGGTAACGATATAAACCCTTTCATATAAGATAAAAAATCTTGCAATACATAACGTCTTGCTGGGTCTTCTGGTTTGATGCTCAAGAGTTGGTTAACCATAACACTAAGAGTAAACTGTATGACTCAACCCAATAAAGATATTACAATTAGAAAAGATCGACTAATTAAGTTTTGTGAGGACTAAGGACTATATATAATAAATTAATTACCATTTTAACTTCGTTATGGAATTCGATTTCTCGGCAATTTTTCCATGACGCTAGCATCGAGATGGAGAGATTCTCTGCGCAGAGAAGAAACTCAGGTTTCGACTTTGTAAGATTGATGAAGCTAATGATAACATTTCTTAGTTTCCTGTGAACTTCTCCAGTGACTAACAAGAGGGAATATTCGCCAAGAATGTCATGCATCGCTTTTGGATAATCTGATGTAAATAACTTCCCTTCGTTGTGAAGTATGAACATGTTGAGTTCTTGTTCACATGAGACTATGGCTTTACCACCACATATATTTGACTTGAATACTTTTCCATACCTGAAAACATATTCAAAAATTAAAAATTATCTCCATTTAGGTTAATTGTTTTAGTAGAAGTATTATGTTGCGTTGCTTTAAATATATATCTTCAAAATAAATAAATAAAGCATTTATGTAAAGAATTATTACCGTGAAACATGTTGTTGCAAGAATGTGCCTATGGAGTCTGATCTATGAGGCTTGAAGAAAGAAATGGTTTCTCCAATAAACGGCCATCCCATGCTACCACTTAGAGATGAGTGATGATATGTTGTTTCATTTTGCTTAGATACTGATTTGTGAAGAATCAATATAGAGAGAAAGACAAATCCAAACGCAAAAAAGATGAAGACCACCAGCATTGTCTTTCTAATTAGACTGATCCTCTTTTGATAATTGTGTCTCTCTTATAACTTTATATCTTGGTCATTATGCCTCTATACAGACAAAGAAAGATAGAATATATTGCAGATCCATTCAAATTTACACAATTAATTAAGTTTCCCTTTTATTAATCAAAAATAATTGTTTTTCAACTTTTGTTGTTGATTAAGTTACTATTTTGTTGTGTTGAGTTGTTGACTAAAAAAGTATAATAGTTAAGACCTTCAGATTTCTCCGACTACACAATCGGAATCAAATAAGTGACAATAAAACAATGAAAATATAATGATTCTTTTTTCAAAAAAAAAAAAAAAAATATAATGATTCTCCATATAATGTTATGTAATTTAAAAAGATATTTTCGGCATGTGCCATTACTAATATTTACCATTTAAGATATGTAATATATTTTAGTAGAAGATCAGATTATTGTAATAGATACTAACCTATCTAGATTATTTCAAATTTAATATTTTTATTATTGCAGTATAATTAACAAATGTATAACTAAATCTGAAATATATTGAAGAATTTGCACACTTAGAAGTTATAACCAATCTGCTTTCACAGCAGAATGGGATCTAAGCTACCAACTTGTATCATATGTTCATTTTTTTCACATTCTTAACAAAAAGAATATATTGAAGAACAAAATTAATGTTATGTAATTAATGAGATTCTCCGTATAATAAAATTTATTAATATCTAAAAGGTAAGTTTATCGTCTAAACTATATACTAGGTCTGGGCACGGATCAGATATCAGACTTTTTGAAGGTGTTTGTGATTTGCTTCGTATGCAACATATATCTAATTTTTCGATTTGCTTTGCTTAGGAAAAATATGGATATTCGGAAAAACGGATATCCAGAAAATAAATAGATATTTGCGAGTATTTACGAATACTTACGGATATCTCATATGTTTTTATTAATGCAAATAATATTAAAATTTTGATATAAATTTATTTTGCAAAATATTTTTTGCATGATATATAAGATAAAAATTAAAAGAAATAGTGAATTTACATATTTTATAAATTTTTTAAACTTAGTTAACAATTGTAATAAGACAAAACTTAAGAAAAATATATAATTGTCATAAATTTATTCATTTCCTTTTATGTAATATTTTTATATAAGTAATAATGTGAATAGAATTTGTCAAATCATATGTTAGAATAACAATTATATAATTTTATACATTTAAAACTTTAAATATAATCAAGATATACATGTATTTATATATTATCGGATCGGATCGGATATCCGCTTTCCAAAATTTTAATAATTGTGATTTGCTTCGATTTTAACGGATATTGAGTTTTAGTATTTGCTTTGCTTCGAAGGTTTACGGATATCCAAAATTTTCGAATCGAATCGAAACGAATAACGAATCGAATCAAATTTAACGGATAAAATGTCCAGCTCTGCTGTATATGATAAGTCAATCTGACAAAATAATGGAGTCAATCTGACAAAATAATGGAGAATGGAACAGAAAAGTAAATATCAGGAATGTAACAAGAAACTACATGATGAAAGTTTAACGCTCGTGCATGCAACCTGGGACCCTCGTGCAATCAGTTTGTTTGTACGTAAATTACATTTTTTGGCTATCTTTTGACTTCTATCTACTCGTTTGTTTATTTTCTCTCTTTTACATTTTTATTGCGTTAGACATTATAAAAATATATAAAATTTTAGTTAATAAATCATATCATTTGGTCTCACACTAACAACGAATGGAGTGCTTATGTTTCAAATCTGATATGATTTTTGGAATATATTTCTTATTAAAATTTTACATAAGTGAACTTGTCATTTGATTCATTCATTGTATTCATAATCCAACTTTATATGTGACAAAAAAAATGTGAATTTATAACACCTGATAAACACAAAATTTTATTTTTTTTCTTTATCAGGTATGTAAATTTCATTTTTTTTCTTTCTCAGCCCATCTAAATCTAGATCAAGTGAAGAACAGACGAACCAATTCTCGTATGAGCACCTCCATCTGTCTGGGTCTGATCTATATGGGTAAACAGGTAGCCTCTGGTCCTTGCATCCTTTGCTAGCGCATCTGCCCGACCATTACGACTCCGAGAAATATGAGACAGACACACATTCTTGAAGCCCTCATGTATCCTCTGAAAAGCCTCGATCTCTGTTGTGAAGGCTGGCCACTCCATCGGGTTTGTTATCATATCCACTAGGTCTAAGCAGTCCGTCTCGAACCGTACCGAGGTTATCCTCATGTCTCTCATGCAAGAGGCTGCCCAAAGGAAACCCTCAATCTCCGCATGCAAGGCTGAGAGGCTCCTCTGGCACGCACGTAATCCGAAGAGTTCTAGGCCCATTTGATCCTTAAGACTTCACCCTAATCCACTGACGCTGCCATCATTAATCCATGATGCATCAATTTGGCAGGTAAGGATTTGGGCCATCCAAGGGGCACTGCCTCAATCTCAATAGGGGGAGGGTCTTCATGTTCTTCGTTTGTTTCTTCCTTTTCGTTTGCTTTTCTCCAACATTCGGCCTCCAGGGATGCATGTTGAAGTATATCAATTGGTGATACTTCTTTCCCATTAAATAATTTATCATTCCTCGCCTTCCAAATGTACCAACAGATCCATGGAAAGGTATCGAATTGTAGTCTCAAGGGAGCCACCTCTTTTCTCTTCCAAAACATGAAGTTCATATTTTGATATATGGAAGTACTCGGGAAGTAACCCGGAAGGGACAGATAGTCCGATAAAGCCCACACCTGAAGAGCTGGGGGGCATTGAAAAAGAAGATGATTTATCGACTCCACTGGGCCAGCACATCTAGGACAACTCCTATCGGTGCCCATGTGTCTATACGTGAGTCTCTCTGCCGTGGCCACACAACCCGAAATAGCTTGCCACAGAAAGTGCTTCATCTTGCTCGGGGCCTTAACCTTCCACACCTGACCCTGTAGACCTGTAATGCTTGGTCTGATGGCCCATCCTTGTAAAAGACTCAACTTAGTCGATCGGATTAAGTCATATCATGTTTTAACAGAGTAAACACCTGATTTTTTATGGTTCCAAAAATATCCATCCGGGACAAGAGAGCGAGAGGGTTTCAGTCCCAGGATCAAGGGGATATCATCTGGATGAAAAAACTCTCGAAGGAGCTGTGTATCCCACTCCTTGGTATCAGTACTAATAAAGGACTGAACAAGGAGTTGGGGTAGTCTGTATACAATGTGACCAGCAGGTCTAGGTGGTCGAGCCACTTCATCTGGAACCCAAGGTTCACTCCTAACCCTCGTGTCTCGACCCGTACCAATTGTGTTCCGTAAACCCGAAATAAGTAACGGTTTCGCTGCCATAATACTTCGCCATCCATATGATGGTGAGTATGTACGTCGATCTTCTAATGGTGTAGTGTGATTATAGTATCTTCCTTTTAGAACACGTGCAAGTAATGAGTTTGGGTAATGGATCAGTCTCCACAGTTGTTTTGCAAGAAGCGCTATATTGAAATCATGAAGATCTCGAAAACCTAGTCCCCCCCAAATCTTTGGGGGTACAGATCTCGTCCCATGTTATCCAATGCATACCTCTGCTACTCTGTTTTGAGCTCCACCAGAAGTTAGACGTCGTGCTTTTTAATTTATCGGTTATACCTTGTGGAAGCAAGTAACACGACATCACATATGTCGGATCTGCTTGCGCCACCGCTTTTATTTGAACTTCTTTTCCTCCTTTAGAAAGAAGTCTTGATGACCAAGTGTTGACTCGCCCATTGAACCGATCTTGTACATAAGAAAAAACTTTCATCTTCGAGCCACCAATTTGTTCCGGTAATCCAAGGTACATCCCCATGCCTCCTTCTGAGTAGAACCCTAAAACAGTTTTAATGTCTTGCTTCCGAGAATGTTCCACTCTGTTTCCAAAAAAAGTCGATGACTTTGATGCATTTAGTCGTTGTCCAGATGCCTTCCCATATGAATCTAGGATGTCTATGATCTCCTTGCATTGGCTTAATTCCGCCTTATAGAAAAAAGACTATCATCGACAAAAAGAAGATGAGAGATCCTCGGGCTTGCCCTAGCAACACGTAGACCCGTAATCTTCTTCTCTACTTCCGCTTCATTCAGCAGTGAGATCAATGCCTACGTACACAGAATAAACAGAAAAGGAGAGAGGGGGTCGCCTTGTCTTAACCCTCTCTTAGGTAGGATACTCCCTCTCGGTTGCCCATTGACTAAGACTTGATATGTGACCGACGTGACACAACACATAATGAGGTCAACCAGTCTTTCATCAAAGCCCATCTTTATCATCAAAGCAGCTAAAAAGCTCCATTCTACTCTAGCATAGGCTTTGCCCATATCTGTTTTGATAGCCATGAAGTCTTCTCTACATCGTTGGTTCGTCCGTAGGGCGTGAAAGTTCTCTTGTGCTATTAGGATATTGTCAATAATCAAACGTTTTGCCACAAAGGCCGATTGTGTTTCCGAGATCGAGTGCGGGATAACTCTCTTAAGTCTCTTGCATAGGAGTTTAGATATAATCTTGTAACTGACATTACAAAGACTAATAGGTCTAAAATTGGTCATTTTCCGGGGTTTCTTCTTTTTTGGGATGAGACAGATATTCGCCTGGTTCAAAAGTGGGTCAAAAATACATGTCGTAAAGAAATCGCGGACAAGTCTAATAATGTCTTGCCGCATCTCCTGCCAGAATTTCTGAAATAATTTGCTAGTCATACCATCAGGTCCGGGTGCTTTATCTGGGTTGATATCGAAAAGAGC
It encodes:
- the LOC106317102 gene encoding cytochrome P450 724B1 isoform X2, producing MLVVFIFFAFGFVFLSILILHKSVSKQNETTYHHSSLSGSMGWPFIGETISFFKPHRSDSIGTFLQQHVSRYGKVFKSNICGGKAIVSCEQELNMFILHNEGKLFTSDYPKAMHDILGEYSLLLVTGEVHRKLRNVIISFINLTKSKPEFLLCAENLSISMLASWKNCREIEFHNEVKMFTLSVMVNQLLSIKPEDPARRYVLQDFLSYMKGFISLPVPLPGTAYTNAIKARKRLSARVMEMIKSRENKEEEMNKALREEDFLDVLMSSEDLNYEEKVSIVLDILLGGFETSATLLSLVVYFLAKSPSLLQKLKEEHEAIRAKKGDGELLNWKDYQKMEFTQCVMSEALRCGNIVKTVHRKATHDIKFKEYVIPKGWKVFPIFTAVHLDPSLHENPFEFNPMRWTDKAKMNRKTTAFGGGVRVCPGGELGKLQIAFFLHHLVLSYSYFTD
- the LOC106317102 gene encoding cytochrome P450 724B1 isoform X1, whose translation is MLVVFIFFAFGFVFLSILILHKSVSKQNETTYHHSSLSGSMGWPFIGETISFFKPHRSDSIGTFLQQHVSRYGKVFKSNICGGKAIVSCEQELNMFILHNEGKLFTSDYPKAMHDILGEYSLLLVTGEVHRKLRNVIISFINLTKSKPEFLLCAENLSISMLASWKNCREIEFHNEVKMFTLSVMVNQLLSIKPEDPARRYVLQDFLSYMKGFISLPVPLPGTAYTNAIKARKRLSARVMEMIKSRENKEEEMNKALREEDFLDVLMSSEDLNYEEKVSIVLDILLGGFETSATLLSLVVYFLAKSPSLLQKLKEEHEAIRAKKGDGELLNWKDYQKMEFTQCVMSEALRCGNIVKTVHRKATHDIKFKEYVIPKGWKVFPIFTAVHLDPSLHENPFEFNPMRWTDKAKMNRKTTAFGGGVRVCPGGELGKLQIAFFLHHLVLSYRWQTKSDEMPIAHPYVEFKRGMLLEIDPTS
- the LOC106316393 gene encoding uncharacterized protein LOC106316393: MAFSPKITNLPYKRLSQEDDVFNETTSRSSSYPYRFKRVLSLRGRKRIRVRVKIRRLRGFVRKKASKVKIGVLKILKRLKESQSHFGDLFAGNYLFMQVNPSSLNTKYVFDRSFQVQNGNLPLSKVSLPRVLM
- the LOC106312856 gene encoding E3 ubiquitin-protein ligase RGLG2-like gives rise to the protein MGTGNSKENWRQESSSSSRSASSPSAASSSSWASHQSYPQYGPDSYTYPPPPPSYAPPPPEYTHPPSPSYTTQPYSQPPSQSHGNNKKRLERKYSKISDEYSSLEQVTEALAGAGLESSNLIVGIDFTKSNEWTGARSFNRKSLHFIGNSPNPYEQAITIIGRTLAAFDEDNLIPCYGFGDASTHDQDVFSFNPEDRFCNGFEEVLGRYKEIVPQLKLAGPTSFAPIIDMAMTIVEQSGGQYHVLVIIADGQVTRSVDTENGQLSPQEQKTVDAIVEASKLPLSIVLVGVGDGPWDMMREFDDNIPSRAFDNFQFVNFTEIMSKNKAQSFKETEFALSALMEIPQQYKATLELNLLGRRNGYIPERFPLPPPMHGGYNKPKATPRVPSFKPSVPPYPTESYPVRSSPAQPATTTSALDNQLCPICLSNPKDMAFGCGHQTCCECGPDLQMCPICRAPIHTRIKLY